One region of Oryza sativa Japonica Group chromosome 10, ASM3414082v1 genomic DNA includes:
- the LOC4348053 gene encoding disease resistance protein RGA2, whose translation MEAIVSAIASDFVNRFISFLMKKCGSQQNLETKMERLQNLLLKVHMIVEEAEGRYITNSKMLLQFKKIVKAMYQGYHVMDIIKHRTLCGSRHEEEVSSSNILSTTTCYVNPFRTSQNAAIRHDQLQNTLDSLETIASSITEFVFLLGGCERMSPKPYDTYLYFDNFMFGRQMEKQQVINILLQENLLHFSPTVLPIIGPTRVGKRTLVAYVCNNEMVRSHFSSILHLNGENIRKMECESFSKKRDLVVVQFTADTDDENWKKFYASCTHMGRGSKIIVVSRIERISRFGTVRPIHLNSLSHEEYSYLFKVLAFGSTNPEEHPQMVSIANELSVLLGGSFVAVNVFADIFRKNHVHLWLHVLKKYRKMIRKNFSEFKEHPKLLLDKEHHIDITKLASSSSPLHLMPPNCEDNQSKRSLTKVMFSDFIADSVVIPKENFELVTWESRIPPYRKFVNIVSNYDDEMNFHHTEVPHKKRQKLDK comes from the coding sequence ATGGAGGCTATTGTATCAGCAATTGCTAGTGACTTTGTTAACCGATTCATATCCTTCTTGATGAAGAAGTGTGGGAGCCAACAAAATCTTGAAACAAAGATGGAAAGGCTGCAGAATCTCTTGCTCAAAGTTCACATGATCGTCGAGGAGGCTGAGGGGCGATACATCACCAACTCCAAGATGCTACTTCAGTTCAAGAAGATTGTAAAGGCCATGTACCAAGGCTACCATGTCATGGATATTATCAAGCATAGGACCCTTTGCGGCTCAAGACATGAAGAGGAGGTTAGCAGCTCCAATATTTTGTCAACCACTACATGTTATGTTAATCCTTTTCGTACTTCACAGAACGCTGCCATTAGACATGATCAGCTTCAAAACACATTGGATAGTTTAGAAACAATTGCTTCTAGTATCACAGAGTTTGTCTTTCTTCTTGGTGGATGTGAACGCATGTCTCCCAAACCTTATGACACATATCTTTACTTTGATAACTTCATGTTTGGTCGTCAAATGGAAAAGCAGCAAGTTATCAATATCTTACTGCAAGAGAATCTTCTGCATTTTTCTCCAACTGTTCTCCCAATCATCGGCCCTACTAGAGTTGGTAAGAGAACTCTAGTTGCATATGTGTGCAACAATGAGATGGTCCGATCACATTTCTCATCAATCTTGCACTTGAATGGTGAAAACATTAGGAAAATGGAGTGTGAAAGTTTTAGTAAAAAGAGGGATTTGGTTGTGGTACAGTTCACAGCAGATACAGATGATGAGAATTGGAAGAAGTTTTATGCATCATGCACACATAtgggaagaggaagcaagatTATAGTTGTAAGTAGGATTGAGAGGATATCAAGGTTCGGAACCGTAAGGCCAATTCATCTTAACAGTTTGTCACATGAGGAGTATAGCTACCTCTTCAAGGTTCTCGCATTTGGAAGCACTAACCCAGAGGAGCATCCTCAAATGGTGTCTATAGCAAATGAGCTGTCAGTGTTGCTCGGTGGCTCATTCGTCGCAGTGAATGTGTTTGCGGATATATTCAGAAAGAATCATGTTCACTTATGGCTCCATGTCTTGAAAAAATACAGAAAAATGATTCGGAAAAATTTCTCAGAGTTCAAAGAACACCCCAAGCTTCTTTTGGACAAAGAACATCATATAGATATAACCAAACTTGCATCGTCATCCTCTCCACTTCACCTCATGCCTCCTAATTGTGAAGACAATCAGTCAAAGAGGAGCTTAACCAAGGTGATGTTCAGTGACTTCATAGCTGACTCTGTTGTTATACCAAAGGAGAACTTTGAGTTAGTCACATGGGAATCGCGGATACCCCCTTATAGAAAGTTTGTCAACATTGTTTCAAACTATGATGATGAGATGAATTTTCATCATACAGAAGTACCTCACAAAAAGCGTCAAAAATTAGATAAATAA
- the LOC4348055 gene encoding putative disease resistance protein RGA4 produces MEVVVSAIAGDVVNRFISFLIKKYESQENLERKMERLQNLLLKVHMIVEEAEGRHITNSKMLLQFKKIVDAMYQGYHVLDIIKNSILCKSRPEEQVSSANTISAPTCYVNPFRTSQSSTIRHDQLKSTLDSLETIVSSMTEFVYLLGGCERMSPRPYDTYLYFDNFMFGRQVEKQQVINILLQENLPPFAPTVLPIIGPSRVGKRTLVAHVCNNEIVRSHFSSILHLNGENIMKMECETFTERRDLVVVEFTADTDDDNWKKFYASCTNMGRGSKIIIVSRIEKISRFGTVRPIHLNSLSHEEYSYLFKVLAFGSTNPEEHPQLVSIANELTVLLGGSFITANVFADIFRKNQNVHLWLHVLKKYRNTVLKNFSEFSEHPKLLLEKEHLIDITKLASSSSPLRLMPPHCEGYGSKRRLTKVMFSDLIADSIVVPKEDFELVAWESRIPPYRRFVNIVLYCDDEKNFQHADSLHKKRQKNT; encoded by the coding sequence ATGGAGGTGGTTGTATCGGCTATTGCAGGTGATGTTGTTAATCGATTTATATCCTTCTTGATCAAGAAGTATGAGAGCCAGGAAAATCTTGAAAGAAAGATGGAAAGGCTTCAGAATCTCTTGCTCAAAGTTCACATGATTGTCGAGGAGGCTGAGGGGCGGCACATCACTAACTCCAAGATGCTACTTCAGTTCAAGAAGATTGTAGATGCCATGTACCAAGGCTACCATGTCCTAGACATCATCAAGAATAGCATCCTTTGCAAGTCAAGACCTGAAGAGCAGGTTAGCAGTGCCAATACTATTTCAGCCCCTACATGTTATGTTAATCCTTTCCGTACTTCACAAAGCTCTACCATTAGACATGATCAGCTAAAAAGCACACTGGATAGTTTAGAAACAATTGTTTCTAGTATGACAGAGTTTGTCTATCTTCTTGGTGGATGTGAACGCATGTCTCCTAGACCCTACGACACGTATCTTTACTTTGATAACTTCATGTTTGGCCGGCAAGTGGAAAAGCAGCAAGTCATCAATATCTTACTGCAAGAGAATCTTCCACCTTTTGCTCCAACTGTTCTCCCGATCATTGGCCCTAGTAGAGTCGGTAAGAGAACTCTAGTTGCGCACGTATGCAACAATGAGATAGTTCGATCACACTTCTCGTCAATCTTGCACTTGAATGGTGAAAATATCATGAAAATGGAGTGTGAAACTTTCACTGAAAGGAGGGATTTGGTTGTGGTTGAGTTTACAGCAGATACGGATGATGACAATTGGAAGAAATTTTATGCATCGTGCACAAATATGGGCAGAGGAAGCAAGATTATAATTGTAAGTAGGATTGAGAAGATATCAAGGTTTGGAACAGTACGGCCAATTCATCTAAATAGTTTGTCACATGAGGAGTATAGTTACCTCTTCAAGGTACTCGCATTTGGAAGCACTAACCCAGAGGAGCATCCTCAATTGGTATCTATAGCAAATGAGCTAACAGTATTGCTCGGTGGCTCATTCATCACAGCAAACGTGTTCGCAGATATTTTCAGaaagaatcaaaatgttcaCTTATGGCTCCatgtcttaaaaaaatatagaaatacgGTGCTGAAAAATTTCTCAGAGTTCAGTGAACACCCTAAGCTTCTTTTGGAGAAAGAACATCTTATAGATATAACCAAACTTGCATCGTCATCCTCTCCACTTCGTCTTATGCCTCCTCATTGTGAAGGCTATGGGTCGAAGAGGAGGTTAACCAAGGTGATGTTCAGTGACCTGATAGCTGACTCCATTGTTGTACCAAAGGAGGACTTTGAGTTAGTCGCATGGGAATCACGGATACCCCCTTATAGAAGGTTTGTAAACATTGTTTTGTATTGTGATGATGAGAAGAATTTTCAGCATGCGGACTCACTTCACAAGAAGCGtcaaaaaaatacataa
- the LOC4348056 gene encoding small GTPase LIP1, with product MRFWRDSGGGGSGGGRDLNGGGTPCGQVRVLVVGDSGVGKSSLVHLILKGSAIARPPQTIGCAVDVKHITYGSPGSSSNSINSIKGDAERNFFVELWDVSGHERYKECRSLFYSQINGVIFVYDLSQRKTKTNLNKWAVEVAESGTFSAPLGSGGPGGLPVPYLVIANKVDIAPRDGKRVSSGNLVDVARQWVEKQGLLPSSEELPLAESFPGNSGLLTAAKVARYDKEALVKFFRMLIRRRYFSNELPAPSPWSLTPREDTILPVETTNDDDLFQRKSYAGQSYKYSGVTPLPAQRNLTPPPTLYPQQPMSSSSENYRYHRFSSSAIPDASSSRTNRADINI from the exons atGAGGTTCTGGAGGGACAGCGgcgggggcggcagcggcggaggccgggacctcaacggcggcggcaccccCTGCGGCCAGGTGCGCGTGCTCGTCGTCGGCGACTCAG GTGTGGGGAAATCATCATTGGTTCATCTCATTCTGAAAGGCTCTGCAATTGCTCGACCACCCCAAACGATTGGATGCGCAGTTGATGTTAAA CATATTACTTATGGAAGTCCTGGAAGTTCTTCTAATAGCATTAATAGCATTAAGGGTGATGCTGAAAGAAACTTTTTTGTTGAGCTCTGGGACGTTTCAGGACACGAGCGCTACAAAGAGTGCCGATCACTTTTTTATTCTCAAATTAATG GTGTCATATTTGTTTATGACCTCTCTCAGAGGAAAACAAAGACAAATTTGAACAAGTGGGCAGTGGAGGTTGCTGAATCAGGGACCTTTTCAGCTCCTCTTGGGTCTGGTGGTCCAGGAGGCCTTCCGGTTCCTTACTTAGTGATTGCGAACAAGGTGGATATTGCTCCAAGAGATGGTAAAAGAGTTAGCAGTGGAAATCTTGTTGATGTTGCTCGTCAATGGGTTGAGAAGCAAGGCCTACTTCCATCCAGTGAAGAACTTCCACTTGCAGAAAGCTTCCCTGGCAATTCTGGTTTGCTCACg GCTGCTAAAGTGGCAAGATATGACAAAGAAGCTTTGGTTAAGTTCTTCCGCATG TTGATAAGGAGAAGATATTTTTCAAACGAGCTTCCTGCTCCTAGCCCATGGTCCCTCACTCCCAGAGAGGATACCATTCTTCCTGTAGAAACAACGAATGATGATGACCTGTTTCAAAGGAAAAG CTACGCTGGCCAGAGTTACAAATACAGTGGCGTTACGCCATTGCCTGCTCAGCGGAATCTAACTCCACCACCCACTCTCTACCCGCAGCAACCAATGTCATCGTCTTCAGAGAACTACAGATATCACAGGTTCTCCTCATCGGCAATTCCTGACGCAAGCAGTAGTAGAACGAACCGAGCAGATATCAATATATGA